A part of Saccharomyces cerevisiae S288C chromosome XIV, complete sequence genomic DNA contains:
- the SSB2 gene encoding Hsp70 family ATPase SSB2 (Cytoplasmic ATPase that is a ribosome-associated molecular chaperone; functions with J-protein partner Zuo1p; may be involved in the folding of newly-synthesized polypeptide chains; member of the HSP70 family; SSB2 has a paralog, SSB1, that arose from the whole genome duplication): protein MAEGVFQGAIGIDLGTTYSCVATYESSVEIIANEQGNRVTPSFVAFTPQERLIGDAAKNQAALNPRNTVFDAKRLIGRRFDDESVQKDMKTWPFKVIDVDGNPVIEVQYLEETKTFSPQEISAMVLTKMKEIAEAKIGKKVEKAVITVPAYFNDAQRQATKDAGAISGLNVLRIINEPTAAAIAYGLGAGKSEKERHVLIFDLGGGTFDVSLLHIAGGVYTVKSTSGNTHLGGQDFDTNLLEHFKAEFKKKTGLDISDDARALRRLRTAAERAKRTLSSVTQTTVEVDSLFDGEDFESSLTRARFEDLNAALFKSTLEPVEQVLKDAKISKSQIDEVVLVGGSTRIPKVQKLLSDFFDGKQLEKSINPDEAVAYGAAVQGAILTGQSTSDETKDLLLLDVAPLSLGVGMQGDIFGIVVPRNTTVPTIKRRTFTTVSDNQTTVQFPVYQGERVNCKENTLLGEFDLKNIPMMPAGEPVLEAIFEVDANGILKVTAVEKSTGKSSNITISNAVGRLSSEEIEKMVNQAEEFKAADEAFAKKHEARQRLESYVASIEQTVTDPVLSSKLKRGSKSKIEAALSDALAALQIEDPSADELRKAEVGLKRVVTKAMSSR from the coding sequence ATGGCTGAAGGTGTTTTCCAAGGTGCTATCGGTATCGATTTAGGTACAACATACTCTTGTGTTGCTACTTATGAATCTTCCGTTGAAATTATTGCCAACGAACAAGGTAACAGAGTTACTCCATCTTTCGTTGCCTTCACCCCACAGGAAAGATTGATCGGTGATGCTGCCAAGAACCAAGCTGCTTTGAACCCAAGAAACACTGTTTTTGATGCTAAGCGTTTGATTGGTAGAAGATTCGACGACGAGTCTGTCCAAAAGGACATGAAGACCTGGCCTTTCAAGGTTATCGACGTCGATGGTAACCCAGTCATTGAAGTCCAATACTTGGAAGAAACCAAGACTTTCTCCCCACAAGAAATTTCCGCTATGGTCTTGACCAAGATGAAGGAAATTGCTGAAGCTAAGATTGGTAAGAAGGTTGAAAAGGCTGTCATTACTGTCCCAGCTTACTTTAACGATGCCCAAAGACAAGCTACCAAGGATGCCGGTGCCATTTCTGGTTTGAACGTTTTGCGTATCATCAACGAACCTACTGCCGCTGCTATTGCTTACGGTCTAGGTGCTGGTAAGTCCGAAAAGGAAAGACATGTTTTGATTTTCGATTTGGGTGGTGGTACTTTCGATGTTTCCTTGTTGCACATTGCTGGTGGTGTTTACACTGTTAAATCTACTTCCGGTAACACTCACTTGGGTGGTCAAGATTTCGACACCAACTTGTTGGAACACTTCAAGGCTGAattcaagaagaagactGGTTTGGACATCTCCGACGATGCCAGAGCTTTGAGAAGATTGAGAACTGCTGCTGAAAGAGCTAAGAGAACCTTATCTTCTGTCACTCAAACTACCGTTGAAGTTGACTCTTTGTTTGACGGTGAAGATTTCGAATCCTCTTTGACTAGAGCTAGATTTGAAGACTTGAACGCCGCATTGTTCAAGTCTACTTTGGAACCTGTTGAACAAGTTTTGAAGGATGCTAAGATCTCTAAGTCTCAAATCGACGAAGTTGTCTTGGTTGGTGGTTCTACCAGAATTCCAAAGGTCCAAAAGTTGTTGTCTGACTTCTTTGACGGTAAGCAATTGGAAAAATCTATTAACCCAGATGAAGCTGTTGCTTACGGTGCTGCTGTTCAAGGTGCTATCTTGACTGGCCAATCCACATCTGACGAAACCAAGGACTTGTTGTTGTTAGATGTTGCTCCATTATCTCTAGGTGTTGGTATGCAAGGTGACATTTTCGGTATTGTTGTCCCAAGAAACACAACTGTTCCAACCATCAAGAGAAGAACCTTCACAACTGTCAGTGACAACCAAACCACCGTTCAATTCCCAGTCTACCAAGGTGAACGTGTCAACTGTAAAGAAAACACTTTGTTGGGTGAATTCGACTTGAAGAACATCCCAATGATGCCAGCTGGTGAACCAGTCTTGGAAGCTATCTTCGAAGTTGATGCTAACGGTATCTTGAAGGTTACTGCCGTCGAAAAGTCTACCGGTAAGTCTTCTAACATCACTATCTCCAACGCTGTCGGTAGATTGTcttctgaagaaattgaaaagatgGTTAACCAAGCCGAAGAGTTCAAGGCTGCTGATGAAGCTTTTGCTAAGAAGCACGAAGCTAGACAAAGACTAGAATCCTACGTCGCTTCCATCGAACAAACCGTCACTGACCCAGTCTTGTCTTCTAAATTGAAGAGAGGTTCCAAGTCCAAGATCGAAGCTGCTTTGTCCGATGCTTTGGCTGCTTTGCAAATCGAAGACCCATCCGCTGATGAGTTGAGAAAGGCAGAAGTTGGTTTGAAGAGAGTTGTCACCAAGGCCATGTCTTCTCGTTAA
- the MER1 gene encoding Mer1p (mRNA-binding protein required for meiosis-specific mRNA splicing; required for chromosome pairing and meiotic recombination; Mer1p regulon embraces four essential meiotic pre-mRNAs: REC107, HFM1, AMA1 and SPO22), with amino-acid sequence MSNQHSPQPFCLDTKLVKLLEELQEGKQFNNKNIFPEKALYLKLALDYSFFRKNLLEFCVHLDKIKGVIRPNYDTIYILCLLEVDLLNLVFTDNILEICLPRFVSREDLRVFNNTFYTYHDNRLRILQEDFSQLFKKIKTKASVLCFTVEEIFLTNQEILPQNSTVAELQKSTNKVQTNGPQRHDFIVTLEIKLNKTQITFLIGAKGTRIESLREKSGASIKIIPISDKMTAHERNHPESVQQTILISGDLYSIALAVTSIESALITLDL; translated from the coding sequence ATGAGTAACCAACACAGCCCTCAGCCATTTTGTTTGGACACCAAATTGGTGAAACTATTAGAAGAGCTCCAGGAGGGAAAGCAATTCAACAATAAAAACATATTCCCGGAAAAAGCATTATATTTGAAGCTCGCTCTTGattattctttcttcagAAAGAATTTACTAGAGTTTTGCGTCCACCTTGACAAGATAAAAGGAGTCATTAGACCAAACTATGACactatatatattttgtgCCTGTTGGAGGTGGATCTCCTCAATCTGGTATTTACCGACAATATATTGGAAATATGTTTGCCCAGGTTTGTTTCAAGGGAGGACTTGAGGGTTTTTAATAATACTTTTTACACATATCACGATAACCGCCTACGTATTCTCCAAGAAGACTTTTCtcaattgttcaaaaaaatcaaaactaAGGCTTCTGTACTATGTTTTACAGTTGAGGAAATTTTTCTGACAAACCAAGAAATTTTACCTCAAAACTCAACAGTGGCAGAACTGCAAAAGAGCACTAATAAAGTACAGACAAATGGGCCGCAACGGCACGATTTCATAGTCACTCTAGAAATAAAACTGAACAAAACACAAATCACTTTCCTCATTGGAGCTAAAGGAACGAGAATTGAAAGCTTGAGGGAAAAATCAGGCGCCAgcataaaaataatacctATTAGTGATAAAATGACTGCACATGAAAGGAACCACCCTGAATCTGTTCAACAAACAATACTAATTTCGGGTGACTTATACTCAATTGCATTAGCCGTCACCAGTATAGAGTCTGCATTAATTACTTTGGATTTATAG
- the MRX7 gene encoding Mrx7p (Protein that associates with mitochondrial ribosome; green fluorescent protein (GFP)-fusion protein localizes to mitochondria; YNL211C is not an essential gene) — translation MPPRSIEEWFYYKLLSSPGFHRFVRKVYRKVNGIKEDPFTDQSTAFQYLYKPTPRQKFKALRLLFWDEMRSTFGFRRRLGDRFKKD, via the coding sequence ATGCCTCCAAGAAGTATAGAAGAATGGTTTTACTACAAGTTACTGAGTAGTCCAGGTTTCCATAGATTTGTACGCAAGGTATATAGGAAAGTAAATGGTATTAAAGAAGATCCTTTCACTGACCAATCAACTgcttttcaatatctttatAAGCCAACTCCACGACAGAAATTTAAGGCTTTAAGGCTTTTATTTTGGGATGAAATGAGATCTACTTTTGGGTTCAGAAGGAGACTAGGAGACCGCTTTAAAAAAGATTAA